A single region of the Fimbriimonadaceae bacterium genome encodes:
- a CDS encoding OsmC family protein produces the protein MAFEANPSSGNNFVMDSHPDYGGQGLGPSPVEALLGSLAACSAMDVLSVLQKKRQNVTEYRIEVDGDRIPPGEWPRPFTKLRVKHVIKGENLDPVAVERAVQLSDEKYCTVLATLRGQPEITSEWTIET, from the coding sequence ATGGCCTTTGAGGCCAACCCGTCAAGCGGGAACAACTTTGTGATGGACTCCCACCCGGATTATGGCGGGCAAGGTCTTGGCCCAAGCCCGGTTGAAGCGTTGCTCGGCTCCCTTGCCGCTTGTTCGGCGATGGACGTACTATCCGTTCTTCAGAAGAAACGACAGAACGTTACCGAGTACCGAATTGAGGTTGACGGTGACCGCATCCCCCCAGGTGAGTGGCCCAGACCCTTTACAAAGTTAAGGGTCAAGCACGTTATCAAGGGAGAAAATCTCGACCCTGTTGCCGTCGAAAGAGCGGTCCAACTTAGCGACGAAAAGTACTGCACAGTGCTCGCAACTCTTCGTGGACAGCCTGAAATTACGTCCGAATGGACTATCGAAACGTGA
- a CDS encoding glycosyltransferase family 2 protein, with product MEPNVSIYLATYANEGPLSKTLESMVSEIARNDEPVEVWIVDNACREETKALVESVTHPLIQLHYYAEARQGKARAMNSVIHASETEYMVFTDDDVLFGPGWLMAILEPLKRGHSDTAQGHVEMADHLKRPWMSTLLRSFMADTTHVLEKRTDLVGANKAWHRKVMNVVEGYDPELGPGALGFAEDTLHAYQLHKAGCRMAYCSGAIVRHHFKPERLQASSLVTRAANQGKCHAYIDYHWRYRQYDEALCNRALDLTRDVAEKAFADAPDEEMPIPDEILLTIQNHAEYTMLKDLLGQPRNYHREGLVKIAGEMPVFTLQAG from the coding sequence ATGGAACCGAACGTCTCAATCTATCTCGCCACCTACGCCAATGAAGGGCCACTTTCCAAAACGCTGGAGAGTATGGTCTCCGAGATAGCGCGAAACGATGAGCCCGTCGAGGTATGGATCGTAGATAATGCCTGCCGTGAAGAGACCAAGGCCCTGGTAGAGTCGGTCACTCATCCATTGATCCAACTCCATTACTACGCAGAGGCACGCCAGGGCAAAGCCCGGGCGATGAATTCCGTAATCCATGCCTCAGAGACGGAGTACATGGTTTTCACAGACGACGATGTCCTATTCGGCCCCGGGTGGCTAATGGCGATTCTCGAACCACTCAAGAGAGGACACAGCGATACTGCCCAAGGTCATGTTGAGATGGCAGACCATCTCAAGCGTCCATGGATGTCAACTCTTCTTCGGAGCTTCATGGCTGATACGACGCATGTACTTGAGAAACGGACCGACCTCGTTGGGGCGAATAAAGCGTGGCATCGCAAGGTGATGAATGTGGTTGAGGGTTACGACCCTGAACTTGGACCTGGAGCGCTAGGATTTGCAGAGGACACACTTCACGCCTACCAATTGCATAAAGCTGGTTGCCGCATGGCTTACTGCTCAGGGGCTATCGTACGTCACCATTTCAAACCGGAGCGACTCCAAGCTAGTTCTCTCGTCACTCGTGCCGCTAACCAGGGGAAGTGTCATGCATATATCGACTATCACTGGCGGTACCGTCAATACGATGAAGCCCTCTGCAACCGCGCCTTGGACCTTACAAGGGATGTAGCCGAGAAAGCTTTCGCTGATGCTCCAGACGAGGAGATGCCCATACCCGACGAGATCCTCTTAACAATACAAAACCACGCTGAATACACGATGCTCAAGGACCTTTTGGGCCAGCCGAGGAACTACCACCGCGAAGGTCTAGTTAAGATAGCGGGGGAAATGCCTGTCTTCACATTGCAGGCTGGCTGA
- a CDS encoding Gfo/Idh/MocA family oxidoreductase encodes MPSEPMRIGVVGCGAISGIYFQNLATYAETEVVSCADLDVDKAKAAAEKYGIAQVQSVDALLANSEVDLVLNLTVPKAHYSVNIASLQAGKHVYVEKPLAVEREEGQEMMKLAQEKGLRVGCAPDTVLGAGIQTCRKLIDDGLLGKVIGGNSFMQCPGHESWHPSPEFYYEKGGGPLFDMGPYYLSAFVTLLGPVEAVTSVAKTTYPTRTITSEAKRGKVVEVETPTHIVSILEFANGAAVQLTTSFDVQASRLPNIELYGTEGSISVPDPNGFGGPIQIRVKGQSDWQDQPHTHPHPENGRGLGVRDLVQAIRENRPARAGGEVAFHVLDIMHACLESALSGHRVKLQSSVPQPVPMPAH; translated from the coding sequence ATGCCCTCAGAGCCCATGCGCATCGGCGTCGTCGGATGCGGAGCCATCAGCGGAATCTACTTCCAAAACCTCGCGACCTACGCCGAAACCGAAGTCGTCTCCTGCGCCGACCTCGATGTCGACAAAGCCAAAGCCGCCGCCGAGAAGTACGGCATCGCGCAGGTTCAGTCCGTCGACGCCCTGCTCGCGAATTCTGAAGTCGATCTTGTACTCAACCTCACCGTTCCCAAAGCCCACTACTCCGTGAACATCGCAAGCCTGCAGGCGGGCAAGCATGTCTATGTCGAAAAGCCGCTTGCCGTGGAAAGGGAGGAAGGGCAGGAGATGATGAAGCTGGCTCAGGAAAAGGGGCTTCGCGTGGGCTGTGCGCCGGATACGGTCCTGGGGGCGGGCATCCAAACCTGCCGCAAGCTCATCGACGACGGCCTGCTCGGCAAAGTAATCGGAGGCAACTCCTTCATGCAGTGCCCGGGGCACGAAAGCTGGCACCCCAGCCCCGAGTTCTACTACGAGAAGGGCGGCGGCCCCCTGTTCGATATGGGCCCCTATTACCTCAGTGCTTTCGTCACGCTCCTTGGTCCCGTCGAAGCCGTCACCAGCGTTGCCAAAACCACCTACCCCACGCGCACCATCACGAGCGAGGCCAAGCGCGGCAAGGTCGTCGAGGTCGAAACTCCCACCCACATCGTCTCCATTCTCGAATTCGCCAACGGCGCGGCAGTTCAACTCACGACCAGCTTCGACGTTCAAGCCTCCCGACTGCCGAACATCGAACTCTACGGCACCGAAGGAAGCATCAGCGTTCCCGACCCGAACGGATTCGGCGGCCCCATCCAAATCCGCGTCAAAGGCCAGAGCGACTGGCAGGACCAGCCGCACACCCACCCGCATCCCGAGAACGGACGTGGTCTCGGCGTTCGCGATCTTGTCCAGGCAATCCGCGAAAATCGCCCGGCTCGTGCAGGCGGCGAGGTCGCCTTTCACGTCCTTGATATCATGCACGCCTGCCTAGAATCGGCCTTGTCCGGGCATCGGGTCAAGCTGCAAAGCTCAGTGCCTCAGCCCGTACCCATGCCTGCTCATTAG
- a CDS encoding ABC transporter ATP-binding protein: MSLAPAKADRLPEFQDALFVVEADLNSVGRLGSAYLAVTRLAATRYEQTPAGLQELGTWEVSKLKNLRVDDLVDACALMAVVEGKEVELIRGTGSQHKFLNSALKQLEALRDGKDNLEASELPRVCPKCSRPLPEDSELCVACINRGKTLIRLFGFTKPYRGRLFFGTVLILFATLLELIPPYLTKLLVDRVLTNKEVSLFISLIVGLLISRVILAGIQVARGRNVAFLSMGVAVDIRTQLFNKIMSLSLSFFDKRNVGSIMSRVTNDTGALYDVLVDGVPIIVNQGALLIGIPVAMLLINWKIAIWVLLPIPFVAIAMRLFRRKMMRVWSRFWHSWSRMSSSLNGTLQGTRVVKAFHGENREEDKFERRVRDVANTGYQAEVSWATFFPLVLFTMGLSTIVVWWVGGNAVLRNAMTLGELTAFIGYIAMLNQPLMMIQRIIDWTSRCLTAAERVFEIMDTPADVADSADAVAMPDIKGDVKLTDVHFGYDKAREVLHGIDLEVKAGEMIGFVGHSGAGKSTLINLLLRFYDPTQGSIEIDGVDLKKIKVDDYRRQVGVVLQESYLFPGSVKDNIAYGRPEATLKEVMEAAKAANAHDFIVKFPDGYDSYVGERGQRLSGGERQRIAIARAILHNPRILILDEATASVDTETERMIQEALEHLIESRTVFAIAHRLSTLRNADRLFVLDGGKIVESGTHDELMALDEGVYAKLVAMQREMTKVHENFVFAEE, from the coding sequence ATGTCTCTTGCCCCGGCAAAAGCCGATCGATTGCCGGAATTTCAAGATGCCTTGTTTGTTGTCGAAGCAGACTTGAATTCGGTTGGACGGCTCGGATCCGCTTACTTGGCCGTAACCCGCCTCGCCGCCACCCGGTATGAGCAAACACCTGCCGGTCTTCAAGAGCTCGGAACTTGGGAAGTTTCCAAGCTCAAGAACCTCCGTGTTGATGATCTCGTTGATGCATGCGCGTTAATGGCGGTTGTAGAGGGCAAAGAGGTTGAGCTTATTCGGGGCACCGGATCGCAGCATAAGTTCCTCAACTCTGCGCTCAAACAACTTGAAGCCCTGCGTGATGGCAAAGACAACTTGGAAGCAAGCGAACTCCCCCGAGTTTGCCCAAAGTGCAGCCGGCCCCTGCCTGAAGACAGCGAACTCTGTGTCGCCTGTATCAACCGAGGCAAGACATTAATACGGCTCTTTGGCTTTACAAAGCCGTATCGTGGGCGCCTCTTTTTTGGCACGGTCCTTATTCTATTCGCGACTCTTCTCGAACTGATCCCACCTTATCTCACCAAACTGTTGGTTGATCGGGTGCTCACGAACAAAGAGGTCAGCCTTTTTATCAGTCTGATCGTTGGTCTACTCATCTCTAGGGTGATCCTGGCGGGCATCCAAGTTGCCAGGGGCCGCAACGTCGCCTTCCTCTCGATGGGTGTGGCCGTCGATATTCGTACCCAACTCTTCAACAAGATCATGAGCCTGTCGCTTTCGTTCTTCGACAAGCGAAACGTCGGGTCCATCATGTCGCGTGTCACGAACGATACGGGTGCCCTGTACGATGTCCTCGTCGATGGCGTGCCCATCATCGTCAACCAAGGCGCGCTTCTCATTGGCATCCCCGTGGCGATGCTGCTTATCAACTGGAAGATTGCAATCTGGGTGTTGCTCCCCATACCTTTTGTTGCTATCGCAATGCGGTTGTTCAGACGCAAAATGATGCGCGTTTGGAGTCGGTTCTGGCATAGCTGGTCGCGGATGAGCAGTTCGCTCAATGGAACTTTGCAAGGCACGCGCGTGGTGAAAGCTTTTCACGGTGAGAATCGAGAAGAGGACAAATTTGAGCGTCGCGTTCGTGATGTCGCTAACACCGGTTATCAAGCCGAGGTCAGTTGGGCGACCTTCTTCCCACTCGTGCTCTTTACGATGGGGCTGAGCACGATCGTCGTCTGGTGGGTCGGCGGCAATGCAGTGCTCAGAAATGCGATGACGCTCGGCGAGCTCACTGCATTTATCGGCTATATCGCAATGCTCAACCAACCGCTGATGATGATCCAGCGCATCATCGACTGGACGAGCCGGTGTCTGACTGCCGCGGAGAGAGTGTTTGAGATAATGGATACTCCCGCCGATGTCGCAGATTCGGCGGACGCGGTTGCGATGCCTGATATCAAGGGCGATGTGAAGTTGACCGACGTTCACTTCGGCTACGACAAAGCCCGGGAAGTACTGCACGGCATCGACCTGGAAGTTAAAGCTGGAGAAATGATCGGATTCGTCGGTCACTCAGGTGCAGGAAAGTCCACGCTCATCAACCTCCTTCTACGGTTTTATGATCCGACACAAGGCAGCATAGAAATCGACGGTGTTGACCTTAAGAAAATCAAGGTTGACGATTATCGCCGTCAAGTCGGTGTTGTCCTCCAAGAATCCTATCTCTTTCCCGGCTCCGTCAAGGACAACATCGCCTATGGACGTCCGGAGGCCACGCTCAAAGAGGTTATGGAAGCGGCCAAAGCGGCGAATGCTCACGACTTTATTGTCAAGTTCCCTGATGGTTATGACAGCTATGTTGGCGAACGAGGACAGCGTCTAAGCGGCGGCGAACGCCAGCGAATTGCGATTGCCCGAGCCATTCTCCACAACCCAAGAATTCTCATTCTGGACGAAGCCACTGCCAGCGTCGATACTGAAACGGAACGCATGATTCAGGAAGCGCTTGAGCATCTCATCGAGAGCAGAACCGTTTTTGCAATTGCTCACCGCCTTAGTACTCTCCGCAATGCCGACCGACTCTTTGTCCTCGACGGCGGCAAGATTGTCGAGTCGGGAACTCACGACGAGCTTATGGCGCTGGATGAAGGCGTTTACGCAAAACTCGTCGCGATGCAGAGAGAGATGACCAAGGTCCACGAAAACTTCGTCTTCGCGGAAGAGTAG